A window from Cryobacterium sp. SO1 encodes these proteins:
- a CDS encoding ABC transporter permease has product MTSPASSNRAGATERIITIRSAASARTLHPLARYLMMRVAVGVLLVFGVTLVTFSLASLVPGDPVQAALGEQASANPEIVEQFRQDMGLDKPLPVQYVTYLGNLVRGDFGTSVQTKTPVAVELQRAFPATAELAVAAIILSILIGIGLGLWAALRRGKATDHLIRIISLVGISAPTFWLALVAYYFIFFKLRLLPGSGRLSPGAIAPQNVTGFFTIDSALAGQWATFGDALGHLVLPGAVLALSTIGLLTRFARSSVLEVLGLDYVRAARAKGLPASAVTFRYVLRGALVPIITVAGIAFGSLLSGAVLTEKIFAWHGIGEYAYNGATRLDLPAVMGVGLVVGITYIAINLIVDVLYGFLDPRVRRA; this is encoded by the coding sequence TTGACATCGCCAGCATCGAGTAACCGGGCCGGTGCGACGGAACGGATCATCACGATCCGCTCCGCCGCCTCGGCGCGCACGCTCCACCCGCTGGCCCGCTACCTGATGATGCGAGTGGCGGTGGGGGTACTCCTCGTCTTCGGCGTCACCCTGGTCACCTTCTCCCTGGCCAGCCTCGTGCCGGGAGACCCGGTGCAGGCGGCGCTGGGCGAGCAGGCCTCCGCGAACCCGGAGATCGTCGAGCAGTTCCGGCAGGACATGGGACTCGACAAACCCCTCCCTGTTCAATACGTGACCTACCTGGGCAACCTGGTGCGCGGCGACTTCGGCACCTCCGTGCAGACGAAGACGCCGGTGGCGGTCGAGCTGCAACGAGCGTTCCCCGCCACGGCAGAGCTGGCCGTCGCAGCCATCATCCTCTCGATCCTGATCGGGATCGGGCTGGGCCTCTGGGCGGCTCTCCGCCGCGGCAAGGCCACCGACCATCTCATCCGGATCATCAGTCTGGTCGGCATCTCCGCGCCCACCTTCTGGCTGGCCTTGGTGGCCTACTACTTCATCTTCTTCAAACTGCGGCTGCTGCCGGGCTCCGGCCGGCTGTCACCCGGAGCGATCGCACCGCAGAACGTCACCGGCTTCTTCACCATCGACTCGGCCCTGGCCGGACAGTGGGCCACCTTCGGAGACGCGCTGGGCCACCTGGTCCTGCCGGGCGCCGTGCTGGCTCTGTCCACCATCGGTCTGCTCACCCGCTTCGCCCGGTCGTCTGTGCTCGAAGTACTGGGCCTGGACTACGTGCGAGCCGCGCGGGCGAAGGGGCTGCCGGCATCCGCTGTCACGTTCCGCTACGTCTTGCGCGGCGCCCTGGTGCCGATCATCACCGTCGCCGGGATCGCCTTCGGGTCACTCCTGTCGGGGGCCGTGCTGACCGAGAAGATCTTCGCCTGGCACGGCATCGGCGAATACGCCTACAACGGCGCCACCCGCCTCGACCTGCCGGCCGTCATGGGGGTCGGACTTGTGGTCGGCATCACCTACATCGCCATCAACCTCATCGTCGACGTCTTGTACGGCTTCCTCGATCCAAGGGTAAGGAGAGCATGA
- a CDS encoding CPBP family intramembrane glutamic endopeptidase, which yields MTTFTNNTLVEQRAPAPGWPEILAGAVTYAASYGLVAVFLPLIEDDGVTGVVGLFVSGLMGLIALAVVVLVRIRGLAPFGFRRAKVRHLALGAALGLAAFVILSIAAFAFMAVGGEVQNVQASYQAGAAGGVLSLVLTFVAGSVITPIGEEAFFRGVIANSLLARYGAWIGIIASAAIFAAAHGINPIMGRAFVVGVLAALLFRRTGSIWPGVMLHGVNNTAALMLPVIVAAATP from the coding sequence ATGACTACTTTCACCAACAACACACTTGTCGAGCAACGAGCCCCAGCGCCAGGATGGCCTGAGATTCTCGCCGGCGCGGTCACCTACGCCGCATCGTACGGTCTTGTTGCGGTATTTCTGCCTCTCATCGAAGATGACGGTGTCACGGGAGTTGTCGGCCTGTTCGTCTCCGGGCTGATGGGGCTGATCGCCCTGGCCGTCGTGGTGCTCGTTCGCATTCGCGGCCTGGCGCCCTTCGGCTTTCGCCGCGCGAAAGTACGCCACCTCGCCCTGGGTGCCGCCCTCGGCCTCGCCGCGTTCGTCATCTTGTCGATTGCTGCCTTCGCGTTCATGGCCGTGGGCGGCGAAGTGCAGAACGTTCAGGCGTCGTATCAGGCCGGCGCGGCGGGTGGCGTGTTGTCGCTTGTCCTCACCTTCGTCGCCGGATCGGTCATCACCCCGATCGGCGAAGAGGCATTCTTCCGCGGCGTCATCGCCAACTCACTGCTCGCGCGATACGGGGCCTGGATCGGGATCATCGCCAGCGCCGCCATCTTCGCCGCCGCCCACGGAATCAACCCCATCATGGGGCGCGCCTTCGTCGTGGGAGTCCTCGCGGCGTTGCTCTTCCGCCGGACCGGATCGATCTGGCCCGGCGTCATGCTGCACGGCGTCAACAACACAGCCGCGCTCATGCTTCCCGTCATCGTGGCCGCTGCGACACCCTGA
- a CDS encoding ABC transporter permease translates to MSVLERGRPQGRRLRLPGRSRLPAALRSRLGLIGAIIICLWIVAALLAPWITPADPLAQVFPRLQEPGGANLLGTDAVGRDVLTRVIYGARVSMPLAFLVVVCSMAIGTVAGAVAGYFGKGVDEVIMRIADLVFAFPTIILAMVIAAALGPSLTNAFIAMLVVSWPGYARVARSLVMVARQNEYVVAGRLLGASALTSLRRDVMPNVISPILVLATLNVGTAILELSGLSFLGLGAIPPTADWGAMVSDGVQQFSSWWIALYPGLAILTIVVAFNLVGDSLRDSLDPRTATVLNRGKR, encoded by the coding sequence ATGAGCGTTCTCGAACGCGGCCGGCCCCAGGGCCGCCGACTCCGGCTGCCGGGCAGATCTCGGCTGCCGGCCGCCCTCCGGTCACGGCTGGGCTTGATCGGGGCGATCATCATTTGCCTGTGGATCGTCGCTGCGTTGCTGGCCCCGTGGATTACCCCGGCTGATCCGCTTGCCCAGGTCTTCCCGCGGCTGCAAGAGCCCGGCGGAGCGAACCTCCTGGGCACGGATGCGGTGGGCCGCGACGTGCTGACCCGTGTCATCTACGGCGCACGCGTCTCCATGCCGCTGGCCTTCCTTGTCGTGGTGTGCTCGATGGCGATCGGCACGGTAGCCGGCGCTGTCGCCGGGTACTTCGGCAAGGGAGTCGACGAGGTCATCATGCGCATCGCGGACCTGGTCTTCGCGTTCCCGACGATCATCCTGGCGATGGTCATCGCCGCGGCCCTCGGCCCGAGCCTGACCAACGCCTTCATCGCCATGTTGGTTGTCTCCTGGCCGGGCTACGCCCGTGTGGCGCGGTCGCTGGTGATGGTGGCCCGCCAGAACGAATACGTCGTGGCGGGGCGCCTCCTCGGCGCCTCGGCGCTGACCTCGCTGCGCCGGGATGTGATGCCCAACGTGATCTCCCCGATCCTCGTCCTGGCCACGCTCAACGTCGGCACGGCCATCCTCGAACTCTCCGGTCTGTCCTTCCTCGGCCTCGGCGCCATCCCGCCCACAGCGGATTGGGGCGCCATGGTCTCCGACGGGGTGCAGCAGTTCTCATCCTGGTGGATCGCGCTCTACCCGGGTCTGGCGATTCTCACGATCGTCGTCGCGTTCAACCTCGTCGGGGATTCCTTGCGGGATTCACTCGACCCTCGCACGGCGACGGTACTGAACAGAGGCAAACGATGA
- a CDS encoding ABC transporter ATP-binding protein, with protein MTEPLLDVQGVTVSYRQPGRRRLTAVDGVSLDLDRGQVLGLVGESGCGKSTLARSICGLEPLQSGRILFNGQPVGRLGLRRRPQHLIGIQMVFQNPFASLNPRRTIGSQIEDGLRASTRPARWTVATLLDEVELDQTDTTRYPHEFSGGQRQRIAIARAIAAGPDLLIGDEAIASLDASLQAKIARLMRKLALETDAALLFISHDLAVVRVIADEVAVMSRGVVIERGTVERVWNDPQNPYTRRLLAAIPAVDGLGRLPGAAPLSRQT; from the coding sequence ATGACCGAACCTCTCCTTGACGTTCAGGGCGTCACCGTCAGCTACCGCCAGCCCGGACGAAGACGGCTCACCGCGGTGGACGGCGTCTCGCTGGATCTCGACCGCGGCCAGGTGCTGGGCCTCGTCGGAGAGTCGGGCTGCGGCAAGTCCACCCTCGCCCGGTCCATCTGCGGTCTCGAACCGCTGCAATCCGGGCGCATCCTCTTCAACGGGCAGCCCGTCGGACGGCTCGGCCTGCGCCGGCGCCCCCAGCACCTGATCGGGATCCAGATGGTCTTCCAGAACCCCTTTGCCTCCCTCAACCCCCGCCGCACGATCGGCAGCCAGATCGAAGACGGACTCCGAGCATCGACCCGCCCGGCTCGCTGGACCGTTGCCACGCTGCTCGACGAGGTCGAACTCGACCAGACGGATACCACGCGCTACCCCCACGAGTTCTCCGGCGGCCAACGCCAGAGAATCGCCATCGCCCGTGCGATCGCCGCAGGGCCTGACCTACTGATCGGCGATGAGGCGATCGCCTCGCTGGACGCGTCCCTGCAGGCCAAGATCGCCCGGCTGATGCGCAAACTCGCCCTCGAGACCGATGCCGCCCTGCTCTTCATCTCTCATGACCTCGCCGTCGTGCGGGTCATCGCGGACGAGGTCGCGGTAATGAGCCGCGGCGTCGTGATCGAGCGGGGGACCGTTGAGCGGGTGTGGAACGACCCGCAGAATCCGTACACCCGCAGGCTTCTGGCGGCGATTCCGGCGGTCGATGGTCTCGGGCGCCTGCCCGGGGCCGCGCCCCTCTCTCGCCAGACGTGA
- a CDS encoding ABC transporter substrate-binding protein: protein MKRAFGRTALAAAAALVMIGLAGCSAGTAPQGAEPSASLVLDTSFDVKTLDPGRSFEPTGTLVNHVLYQTLLTFAGDDVSKPVAGLATFALSDEDKVLTLTMTGDAKFTDGTPVTVDDAVFSLQRVQGIAGNPSFLLDGVTVAKTSDTTLTLTSAAPNPTLAYLLPNPSLGVVNSEVVKKNGGTTDKNDKAESFLNATSAGSGPYTLESYDATSQIVIKANPEYSEKKPAYSRVVLRNVAGETQKINVEAGESQVAIDLNPDQVKELPAGALNVKSSPSRYTIYMMLNQDPAVSKITSNPKFSAAVKLALDYDKLLALAGEGATRPGGVVPSMFVGALPAAAGNQFDLTAAKKQLAESGYDGEQVTLHYANDVTVSGIALQPLAETVQSQLKRAGINVALAPAPEATELDNYRAGKEEMGMWSWGADYPDPQNYIAFAPGENLGTRAGWLPGASANVDSLRATAQAASFEDRGAAYEQLQTAFNEEGPFIALFQPVSNIVTATSISSYNSNSVWTIDIASIE from the coding sequence GTGAAACGTGCTTTTGGAAGAACCGCACTCGCCGCCGCCGCCGCGCTGGTCATGATCGGCCTGGCCGGCTGCTCGGCCGGAACCGCGCCCCAGGGCGCCGAACCATCCGCTTCGCTGGTGCTCGACACCTCCTTCGACGTCAAGACACTCGACCCGGGGCGTTCTTTCGAACCGACAGGTACGCTCGTCAACCATGTGCTTTATCAGACCCTGCTCACGTTTGCCGGAGACGACGTCTCGAAACCCGTCGCGGGCCTGGCAACCTTCGCGCTCAGCGATGAGGACAAGGTACTGACACTGACGATGACGGGCGATGCCAAGTTCACCGACGGGACACCGGTCACTGTCGACGACGCAGTGTTCTCGCTGCAGCGAGTGCAGGGTATCGCCGGCAACCCGTCATTCCTGCTCGATGGGGTCACGGTCGCCAAAACTTCCGACACCACGCTGACGCTGACCTCGGCGGCGCCCAATCCGACGCTGGCCTATCTGCTGCCGAATCCGAGCCTCGGGGTCGTCAACTCTGAGGTGGTCAAGAAGAACGGCGGGACCACCGACAAGAACGACAAGGCCGAGAGCTTCCTTAACGCTACGTCGGCCGGTTCCGGCCCGTACACCCTGGAGAGCTACGACGCCACCTCCCAAATTGTGATCAAGGCCAATCCGGAGTACAGCGAGAAGAAGCCGGCCTACTCACGGGTGGTGCTGCGCAACGTCGCCGGCGAAACCCAGAAGATAAACGTCGAGGCCGGAGAGTCACAGGTCGCGATCGACCTCAACCCTGACCAGGTCAAGGAGCTGCCAGCCGGCGCCCTCAATGTGAAGTCGTCGCCGTCGCGGTACACGATCTACATGATGCTGAACCAGGACCCGGCGGTGAGCAAGATCACCTCCAACCCCAAGTTCTCTGCTGCCGTGAAGCTCGCTCTCGACTACGACAAGCTCCTCGCCCTGGCAGGCGAGGGTGCGACCCGGCCCGGCGGCGTCGTTCCGTCGATGTTCGTCGGGGCACTGCCCGCCGCCGCCGGCAATCAGTTCGACCTGACCGCGGCGAAGAAGCAGCTCGCCGAATCGGGCTATGACGGCGAACAGGTCACGCTGCACTACGCAAACGACGTCACCGTGTCCGGGATCGCTCTGCAGCCTCTCGCGGAGACCGTGCAGTCCCAGCTCAAGCGAGCCGGGATCAACGTGGCACTCGCCCCGGCCCCGGAAGCGACCGAGCTGGACAACTATCGGGCCGGAAAGGAAGAAATGGGCATGTGGTCGTGGGGAGCCGACTACCCCGACCCCCAGAACTACATCGCCTTCGCCCCGGGTGAGAACCTCGGCACGCGCGCCGGCTGGCTTCCGGGTGCCAGCGCCAACGTTGACTCTCTGCGAGCGACCGCACAGGCAGCGTCCTTCGAGGATCGCGGTGCGGCCTACGAGCAGTTGCAGACGGCATTCAACGAGGAAGGTCCGTTCATCGCCTTGTTCCAGCCGGTCTCGAACATCGTGACGGCCACGTCGATTTCTTCCTACAACTCGAACTCGGTGTGGACTATTGACATCGCCAGCATCGAGTAA
- a CDS encoding MerR family transcriptional regulator gives MTWSTRQLAELAGTTVKTVRHYHEIGLLDDPERASNGYKHYEVTHLVRLLRIKRLVDLGVPLAQVALLGQGDDRTDQTLRAIDAELADRIGRLQQVRAELESILHHRAPTDLPPGFNEIATDLPDANRALILIYSQVFGPTAMAGHAEMLQYARRSSQDAEFIALPADTDEASRQQFAVRLAPHVKDLNDKYPWLMDPGAGSVRGSAFAESVIGEAMNELYNPAQLDVLRRVNEILHPAAESSPS, from the coding sequence ATGACCTGGAGCACCCGCCAGCTCGCGGAGCTCGCCGGCACAACGGTAAAGACCGTTCGGCACTACCACGAGATCGGCCTTCTTGACGATCCAGAGCGAGCTAGCAACGGATACAAGCACTACGAAGTCACCCACCTGGTGCGCCTGCTGCGAATCAAGCGACTTGTGGACCTCGGTGTGCCTCTGGCCCAGGTTGCTCTCTTAGGACAGGGCGACGACAGGACGGACCAAACGCTGCGGGCAATCGATGCCGAGCTCGCCGACAGAATCGGTCGGCTCCAACAGGTCAGGGCAGAGCTCGAATCTATTCTTCACCACCGAGCCCCGACCGATTTGCCTCCGGGATTCAATGAAATCGCAACGGACCTCCCGGATGCCAATCGCGCCCTAATCCTTATCTATTCGCAGGTGTTCGGTCCCACTGCGATGGCCGGGCACGCGGAGATGCTGCAGTACGCGCGCCGAAGCTCGCAGGATGCCGAGTTCATCGCCCTGCCCGCCGATACAGATGAAGCATCCCGGCAGCAATTTGCGGTGCGATTGGCCCCGCACGTCAAAGACCTCAACGACAAGTACCCCTGGCTCATGGACCCCGGCGCCGGCTCGGTGCGGGGATCGGCCTTCGCCGAGAGCGTCATCGGCGAGGCGATGAACGAGCTTTACAACCCGGCACAGTTGGATGTGCTGCGGCGCGTCAACGAGATTCTCCACCCCGCCGCGGAATCTTCCCCGAGTTGA
- a CDS encoding dipeptidase, which translates to MIPPSLSDLLAGTPLIDGHNDLPAALRKRAGYSVEGLDGHREELHTDIARLRQGQVGAQFWSVWVPSDIPEDAAVVATLEQVDAVHRLVSRYPHVFALASSADEVERTYASGRIASLMGIEGGQSIAGSLGALRMFARLGVRYLTLTHNDDTSWAASATGLRQTTGLDDAGRAIVTEMNRIGMIVDLSHTAESTQLDALAVASAPVIFSHSSVRSLADHPRNVSDEVLGLLAQNGGAVHITFVPEFVSQSCIDWGTDLAEKRMELGLDLPHADAPRPPRLDYPVAPRPGESGAQAQQRNDPLLAQAGNADAGASATARNALSRWRERHPQPRATVRDVADHLARAREIAGIDHLGIGGDFDGTDSLPIGLEDVSTYPALFAELASRKWTPVDLRKLAGQNVLRVMRDVEAAADEPMWPSRLG; encoded by the coding sequence GTGATCCCTCCCTCGCTCTCAGATCTGCTTGCCGGAACCCCGCTGATTGACGGTCACAACGACCTCCCGGCAGCCCTGCGCAAACGAGCCGGGTACTCGGTCGAGGGCCTCGACGGGCACCGCGAGGAGTTACACACGGACATCGCCCGGCTGCGACAGGGGCAGGTCGGTGCCCAATTCTGGTCAGTATGGGTGCCCTCGGATATCCCTGAGGATGCAGCGGTCGTGGCCACCCTCGAGCAGGTCGATGCGGTACACCGGTTGGTGTCACGGTATCCGCACGTGTTCGCTCTGGCGAGCAGTGCTGACGAAGTGGAGCGCACCTACGCGTCAGGGCGCATCGCTTCGCTGATGGGGATCGAGGGTGGCCAGTCGATCGCCGGTTCACTCGGCGCACTGCGTATGTTCGCCCGCCTCGGAGTGCGCTATCTGACACTGACCCACAACGACGACACGTCCTGGGCTGCCTCGGCGACGGGGCTGCGGCAGACCACCGGACTCGACGATGCCGGCCGGGCCATCGTCACCGAAATGAACCGGATCGGCATGATTGTCGACCTCTCTCACACCGCAGAATCCACCCAGCTGGACGCGCTCGCGGTCGCATCCGCCCCCGTCATCTTCTCCCACTCTTCAGTGCGGTCCCTCGCTGACCATCCTCGAAACGTATCCGATGAGGTGTTGGGCCTGCTCGCCCAGAACGGAGGGGCCGTGCACATTACCTTTGTGCCCGAATTCGTGTCGCAGTCCTGCATCGACTGGGGCACTGATCTGGCCGAGAAACGCATGGAGCTAGGTCTGGATCTGCCCCATGCCGACGCCCCGCGCCCCCCGCGCCTCGACTACCCGGTGGCACCGCGGCCGGGGGAGTCGGGCGCACAGGCGCAACAGCGCAACGACCCCCTGTTGGCTCAAGCCGGCAATGCGGATGCTGGTGCCTCTGCGACGGCGCGGAACGCCCTCTCACGGTGGCGGGAGCGGCATCCCCAGCCCAGGGCCACCGTGCGGGATGTTGCGGATCATCTCGCGCGCGCGCGGGAGATCGCCGGAATCGACCACCTGGGAATCGGCGGCGACTTCGACGGCACTGACTCATTGCCCATCGGTTTGGAGGATGTGAGCACCTATCCGGCCCTTTTCGCGGAGCTCGCTTCGCGGAAATGGACGCCCGTCGATCTGCGCAAGCTCGCCGGCCAGAACGTGCTGCGGGTCATGCGCGACGTTGAGGCCGCGGCTGACGAACCCATGTGGCCTTCGCGCCTCGGCTAG
- a CDS encoding CdaR family transcriptional regulator codes for MKPDTNPLTLGGLIDTLGSQLIHSLTGAIGLDQSVSIPVVYDPLDDLPDIPGGVLLMTGMDPSTADTLSALRVAAVRGFCAIVVKLRGSTPLELVRVAAEIPIAVLSVVDDAPWTHIGNLITAVIRSRSLVDPTDSAAGSDLFVLANAVATAFDGAVAIEDVDRNVLAYSNLEHHEIDPLRRSGILSRQVPDLAKHNEQYRRVMVANGMVRFPFDASDGELPRCAAAVRAGREDLGSIWVIVPEGGVHPDAEAALLEATRLAAVQILQARSSVNFERQVRAEWLRSVFDGSVVVASTATRFGVVPGVASVVVAFLFKAAETGASPPLMRQLTGVIEGHCSVFRANVSCVSIGPIVYVLFPAVRDATFPLRLAQGAAAAVESRLECGVYAALSSPKTGPEHLSDLRHEVDEVLGVLSSAGHFPDIASAGDIQAQMLLLHLKRELRDKPRLRHPGVSALINHDHAKGSEYRASLCAYFAAMGDMAAAAQHLNVHPNTLRYRIKRAETLFGLRLDSADDQLAIWIQLRLAEDHATLGS; via the coding sequence GTGAAACCCGACACCAATCCCCTCACCCTTGGGGGCCTCATCGACACTCTCGGCAGTCAACTCATTCACTCTCTGACGGGGGCGATCGGCCTGGACCAGTCAGTGTCCATTCCCGTGGTCTACGATCCCCTCGACGACCTCCCTGATATTCCGGGAGGCGTACTTCTGATGACCGGAATGGATCCGTCCACCGCCGACACGCTCAGCGCCTTGCGAGTCGCCGCGGTTCGTGGGTTCTGTGCGATCGTGGTCAAATTGCGCGGGTCCACGCCCCTGGAGCTGGTGCGCGTCGCCGCCGAGATCCCCATCGCCGTGCTGAGCGTCGTGGACGACGCACCCTGGACGCACATCGGAAACCTCATCACCGCGGTCATCCGCAGCCGATCGCTCGTCGACCCGACCGACTCTGCCGCGGGCAGCGACCTGTTCGTGCTCGCCAACGCCGTCGCCACGGCCTTCGACGGTGCGGTGGCGATTGAGGACGTCGACCGCAACGTGTTGGCCTACTCCAATCTCGAGCATCATGAGATCGACCCGTTGCGGCGCAGTGGCATTCTCTCGCGCCAGGTTCCCGATCTGGCAAAGCACAATGAGCAATACCGGCGGGTCATGGTGGCCAACGGGATGGTCCGGTTCCCGTTCGACGCTTCGGACGGAGAATTGCCGCGCTGTGCCGCCGCGGTGCGCGCCGGCCGGGAAGATCTGGGTTCCATTTGGGTGATCGTGCCCGAAGGCGGAGTCCACCCTGATGCGGAGGCCGCTCTGCTGGAGGCCACGAGGTTGGCGGCTGTACAGATCCTGCAGGCCCGCAGTTCGGTCAACTTCGAGCGGCAGGTCCGCGCAGAGTGGTTGAGGTCGGTCTTCGACGGGTCGGTCGTTGTCGCGAGCACCGCGACCCGTTTCGGCGTGGTTCCGGGCGTGGCATCGGTCGTCGTCGCATTCTTATTCAAGGCCGCCGAGACCGGTGCCTCCCCACCGCTGATGCGCCAACTGACCGGTGTCATCGAAGGCCACTGCAGCGTCTTCAGGGCGAACGTCTCCTGCGTGTCCATCGGGCCGATCGTCTATGTGCTCTTCCCCGCTGTGCGCGACGCTACCTTCCCGTTGAGGCTGGCACAGGGGGCCGCCGCCGCCGTCGAATCCCGGCTCGAGTGCGGCGTGTATGCGGCACTCAGCTCCCCGAAGACCGGCCCCGAACACCTCTCCGACCTGCGGCATGAGGTCGATGAAGTACTGGGCGTTTTGTCCAGTGCGGGTCACTTCCCCGATATCGCCAGCGCCGGCGACATTCAGGCCCAAATGCTGCTGCTCCACCTCAAGCGAGAGCTTCGCGACAAGCCACGGCTCAGGCATCCGGGGGTCTCCGCCCTGATCAACCATGACCACGCCAAAGGGTCCGAGTACCGGGCCAGCCTGTGCGCCTATTTCGCGGCGATGGGTGACATGGCCGCGGCAGCGCAGCACCTGAACGTGCATCCCAATACGCTGCGCTACCGCATCAAGCGAGCAGAGACACTGTTCGGGCTACGGCTCGACAGTGCCGACGATCAACTTGCGATCTGGATCCAGCTGCGCCTCGCGGAGGACCACGCCACGCTCGGCAGTTGA
- a CDS encoding ABC transporter ATP-binding protein, with product MSTGLSISDLTLRIGSVDILRGISFDVPAGQITGLAGESGSGKTMTGMSVCGLQPADAQVGGSIRYDGRELVGLPERELNTLRGKEIAMIFQDPSASLHPMLTIGTQLTDHLRHHERIRKDEARVRAVEALGSLQVPDPESALKKYPHQFSGGQLQRIAIAGAIICNPQVLIADEPTTALDVTVQAEILRLIRQLCTERQLAVLLVTHDLGVMSALADRIVVMRRGKIVESGSRFDVITSPQQDYTRSLIDSLPNAQTWGAEKGADS from the coding sequence ATGAGCACAGGGCTGAGCATCAGCGACCTCACTCTCCGGATCGGCAGCGTGGACATCCTCCGTGGCATCAGCTTCGATGTTCCGGCCGGGCAGATCACCGGCCTGGCCGGGGAGTCCGGTTCCGGCAAGACGATGACCGGCATGTCCGTCTGCGGCCTCCAGCCCGCAGACGCACAGGTGGGCGGCTCGATTCGGTACGACGGCCGGGAACTTGTCGGCCTGCCCGAACGAGAGCTGAACACGCTCCGGGGCAAGGAGATCGCCATGATCTTCCAGGACCCGTCGGCATCCCTGCACCCCATGCTGACCATCGGCACGCAGCTGACCGACCATCTCCGCCACCATGAGCGAATCCGCAAGGATGAGGCGCGAGTCAGAGCGGTCGAGGCGTTGGGAAGCCTGCAGGTTCCGGATCCGGAATCCGCCCTCAAGAAATACCCACACCAGTTCTCCGGCGGACAACTGCAGCGGATCGCCATTGCGGGCGCCATCATCTGCAATCCTCAGGTCCTCATCGCCGACGAGCCCACCACGGCCCTGGATGTGACGGTGCAGGCGGAAATCCTGAGACTGATTCGGCAACTCTGCACGGAGCGGCAGTTGGCCGTGCTGCTGGTAACCCACGACCTGGGCGTCATGTCAGCACTCGCGGACCGTATCGTCGTCATGCGCCGCGGGAAGATCGTGGAATCGGGTTCGCGGTTCGACGTCATCACCTCTCCGCAGCAGGACTACACCCGCTCGCTCATCGATTCCCTCCCCAATGCCCAAACCTGGGGTGCCGAGAAAGGTGCAGACTCATGA
- the lysA gene encoding diaminopimelate decarboxylase — protein sequence MTTAQELDTAETELLALFPEVSGITADGELTIGGCSVVDLAQRFGTPSYLMDEVGLRRQIRRFIDGLAIRWPNSEVIFASKSLPCVAMYAIARSEGLSVDVAGGGELVMALAAGVDPGRIYLHGNAKSDAEITMALNAGVAGIIVDNFNDLDRLDRLATAEQGILIRMIPGISARTHASQATGGHESKFGLPVDQLRAAIGRVRESPLLRLDGIHVHVGSQILGTDQFVEAVESVAALGPFAAYDIGGGLGVAYTDSESAPTVDEYLDAVTEAARRLLPRGAKLMIEPGRAIVARAGVTLYTVNTVKKTGKTFVAVDGGMADNLDIALTGQRYEAVVANKMSLPRAVVSDVVGRQCESGDLLVGPVNLADPQVGDLIAMPVTGAYAYTLANNYNGALIPPIIFCANGVARVGAERQGYDDLLRLHQPALEGPW from the coding sequence ATGACGACAGCGCAGGAGCTCGACACCGCCGAGACGGAGCTCCTCGCTCTGTTTCCCGAGGTATCCGGCATCACTGCTGATGGGGAACTCACGATCGGTGGTTGCAGCGTCGTTGACCTGGCCCAGCGGTTCGGCACTCCCAGCTACCTCATGGACGAGGTGGGGCTGCGTCGGCAGATCCGTCGTTTCATCGACGGGCTCGCCATCCGCTGGCCGAACTCGGAAGTGATCTTCGCCTCAAAGTCCCTTCCGTGCGTCGCGATGTACGCGATCGCCCGATCGGAAGGCCTCAGCGTCGACGTGGCGGGCGGCGGCGAACTCGTCATGGCGCTGGCGGCCGGAGTCGACCCCGGTCGAATCTATCTGCACGGGAACGCCAAGTCCGACGCCGAGATCACGATGGCGCTGAACGCCGGCGTGGCCGGAATCATCGTCGACAACTTCAACGATCTCGACCGACTCGACCGACTCGCGACCGCGGAGCAGGGGATCCTGATCCGAATGATTCCCGGCATTTCGGCCCGGACGCATGCCTCCCAGGCGACTGGCGGACATGAGTCGAAGTTCGGGCTGCCCGTCGACCAGCTCCGCGCGGCGATCGGACGCGTGCGGGAGAGCCCGCTGCTTCGCCTCGACGGCATTCACGTGCACGTCGGATCACAGATACTGGGTACCGACCAGTTCGTTGAGGCCGTGGAATCCGTGGCGGCCCTGGGACCCTTCGCGGCCTACGACATCGGAGGCGGACTCGGCGTTGCGTACACCGACTCGGAGAGCGCCCCGACCGTCGACGAGTACCTCGACGCTGTGACGGAAGCCGCCCGACGCTTGCTGCCGCGAGGGGCCAAGCTGATGATCGAACCAGGCCGCGCGATCGTGGCTCGCGCTGGTGTCACCCTCTATACCGTCAACACGGTCAAGAAGACCGGCAAGACCTTTGTCGCCGTCGACGGCGGAATGGCCGACAACCTCGATATTGCGCTTACCGGGCAGAGGTACGAGGCCGTCGTCGCCAACAAGATGTCCCTTCCGCGCGCTGTAGTCAGCGACGTGGTCGGCCGGCAGTGCGAATCGGGCGACCTGCTCGTCGGGCCGGTGAATCTTGCCGATCCGCAGGTCGGCGATCTCATCGCCATGCCCGTCACCGGGGCCTACGCTTACACACTCGCGAACAACTACAACGGCGCACTCATCCCGCCCATCATCTTCTGCGCCAACGGTGTCGCCCGGGTCGGCGCGGAACGACAGGGCTACGACGACCTGCTCCGGCTGCACCAGCCGGCCCTCGAAGGCCCGTGGTGA